The sequence TTGTAGCCCACGACCACGGGCACCACCATCATGGGCACGAGGAACAGGGTGAGGTAGATCCGCCGGCCCCGGAAGCGCTGGGCCACCAGCATGGCCAGCCCGAAGCCGATCAGCAGCTCCAGCGCCACGGCCACTCCGGCGAAATAGAAGGTGCGGGCCAGCGCCCACCAGAACTCGACGTCGGTCAGGACGTCGACGTAGTTGCCGAGCCCCTCGAAGTACGCCTGCTCGAAGGGGCGGTTGGCCCGCCACTTGAGCAGGCTGATGTAGACGGTGAGGGCGAAGGGCACGGCCAGCAGGAGGAGGAAGAGCGCCTCGACCAGGACGAAGGGGATGAGGCGGAACACGCGCTCCTGCGCCAACCACTTCGCGACCGTCCCGCCCCGCCGCGCCGGCACGCCGGCCGCCGCCCGCGTCGCCCTCACCTCAGCCACGCGTCGCCTCCTGATCCCGCGCGTGATCGCCGCGCGTGCCGGCGGGGCGGAGGTGGCTGGGGGGTGCCGAGGGGGCTCCCGATACCACGAGGGCGGCGGCCGCAGGGGACCGTTTGCGGCTGGGCTCCGTCTCCGCGTGAGGCCCGCGTCAGGTCGGCGGGAAACGGGTCTCGGGACCCCCTCGGCACCCCCCAGCCACCCCCACCCCGCCGGAAGCCCGTGAAGGGATCTGCCTCGGAGAACTGTGGTGCGGCGGAATGTCCGCGCCGTGGGTTGCCGCCGGGGGCGAGGTGGGTGTGGGGGAGGGGTCCGGGGACCCGTTTCCCTCGCCCGTGACCGTGCGCCCCCTGGCCCGATGGAGCCCAGCCGCAGCGGGTCCGAAGCGGACGGCGACCTCGTGGTAGCCCGGACCCCTCCCCCATACCCACCTCGCCCCCGGCGCGCCAGGCGACGTGCGAACGTTCGCGCTGCGGCACTAGAACTTGTCGAGGTAGATTCCGCTCTCCACGCCCTGGCGCCAGGACTGGATCTGCCGGCTGCGCCCGACGTCGTCGGTGACCTTGTTCCAGCCGGTCTCGATCCGCTTGGCCGCCTCCTCGGCGGACGTGTTGTTGTTCATCACGTCGGCCAGCGCCTTGTCGAGGACGTTGAAGTACTCGTAATTGCCCTCGATCATGAGCAGCGAGGTGGCGTACTTGGAGTTCTCCATGGTCGTGGCCAGGAACTGCTCGCCGAAGCGCTTCCGGATGGCCGCATTCTTGAGATTCGACTCGCGGAACGGATCCCAGAAGCCCTTGGGATGGGCGATGGCCTCGTCCCCGACGGTGGGGCCGGTGAACCACTGGATGAACCAGTAGGCCAGCTCCGGGTGCTTGCCGTACTTGCTCACCATGTAGCCGGTGCCGGCCGCCTGGGGCGACCGCCGCACGACCTTGCCGTCCGGGCCCCGGGTCTGCGGAACCAGGCAGCTGAGCTGCTTGCCCTTGATGAGGCTCTTCTCGTTGCTGTTGGCGAACCCGACGATCGAGGGGAACGACATCACCGAGAACGCCTGGCCGCTGGCCCAGAACGGATAGATCTGCGGCGTGCCCCAGCCCTGGATGTCGGGCGGCATGTACTTGACGATCGAGGCGAACTGCTTGATGGCCTGGATGCCGTGGGGCGTGTTGATCCGGGGCTTCATATCCTTGTCGAACAGCAACCCCCCGAAATAGGCCGGGAAGTGACGGTACGAGAAGTTGATGGAGCGGTAGCCCATCGCGCCGTAGAGGCCGTTGTCGAAGGTCATGCCCCAGCGCTTCTGCCCCGGCTTGGTGTGGAAGAAGGCGGCCATCTGCTCCCACTCCTCCATGGTCGCCGGGCAGCCGGGGTCCTTCTTGAACTTCGCCTTGTACTCGGCCTTGACCTGGGGGTTGTCCAGCAGGTCCTGGCGGAGCACCAGGATCAGGTGGTCGCCGTCGAGAACGAACAGGTAGAGCTTGCCCTGGTAGTGCTGCTGGTACCGCAGTCCCGACGCCACGCCCGCAAAGTCGGGCTTGCCCCGCTCGGCGTAGCCGTCGAGCGGAACGATCACACCGGCGCCGGCGGCGTCGGGGGCGATGTAGGGGAAGTCGTTGAACATGTCGAACTGGCCCGTCTTGGCCACCGCCTCGGCCATGATCTTGGCCGGGATGTCGGTGTAGCCGAGCGGGACGATCTTGATCTTGATCCCCGTCAGCTTCTCCCACCGCTCCGAGAAGTCCGGGAACGAATTGTTGTAGAGCGAGGACAGCAAGATGGTCTGCTCGACGTTTTTCAGGTTGTGCTTCTTGAGGTACGCCTTGGCGCCGTTGATGGCGCGCTCCTCGGGTGTGGCCCCCGGCACCGGCTGGGCGTCGGCCAGACCGGCCGCGCCCAGCACCATGACGAGCATCGCGACGATCACACGAATTGCCATCGCTGCCTCCTTGGGCTCAGGCGCCCTGGGGACCCGAGCCGATCCGAAACATCCCTTCCTGAATGCCCAGCGCGCTCTTGCCGATCGTCTCCAGCATCCGGTCCACCGTCGGCGGCATCAGCGTCGAGGTGCGCACGTCGCGGAAGGCGCGCTCGGCCGGGTAGTCCTTGAAGGCGCCGCGGCCGCCGGTGACCTGGATCACCTTGGAAGTGACCTCCAGGCTCACCTCGGTCGCCAGGAACTTGGCCTTGCTGGCCAGATTGACGCGCTCGGCGACGTCGGCCGCCTCCCATGCGGCGGCCGCGTCCGCCAGCACGAGTCGGGCGGCGTCCAGATGAACCACCAGCCCCCCGACATGGCGCTGCACGGTGGGGTCGTGCGCCACCGGGACGTTCTCGGGCCGGACGATGCGCTTGCGGGCGTACTCCAGGGCGAAGGCCAGCGCGGCCTCGGCCACGCCCGTGTACACCGCCGCATAGCCGAGGCCGAAGCTCTCGACGATACCGCACTGCAGCGCCGCGCCGGGCCGGCCCAGGGCGGCGTCGCCATTGACACGCACCCCGGTGAAGGTGACGGCCGGGCTGTAGGTGCCGCGCATCCCCAGCGTGTCCCACTTGTCGTCGATGGCCATGCCGGGCGTGTCGGCCGGCACCAGGGCCAGGCGAAGGGCCTTGCCCATATCGGCCTCGCCCGCGGCCGCGCACCACACCAGGTAATAGGACGCGCCCCGCGCCATCGTGCAGAAGTGCTTGACGCCGTCGATCACCCAGCCGTCACCGTCCTCGCGGATCGCCGTCTCCATCAAAAACGTGCGCGAGAGGCTCACGGCGGGCTCGCTGCCCCAGCTGCCGAAGAGCTTGCCGGCGCCGACGACCTCCGCGAAGTACCGGGCCTTCTGGCTGTCGGTGCCCAGGGCGTCGATGAAGCGCATGACCGTCGAGTGCATGTGCAGGGTCATCGCCGTGCTGGCGCAGCCGCCGGCGATGGTGCGGATCACCGCGACGTAGGTCGGCATGTCGAGGGCCAGCCCGCCGTACCGGGCGGGGACGGCCGCGCCGAGGAGCCCGGCCCGGGCGAGGGCCCGCCAGCTCTCCACGGGATTGACGGCGTCGCGATCGTAGCCGGCCGCCCGCGGCGCGATCGCCTCCCGCGTGAGCCGGGCGGCGTGCTCGACGAGATCTTGACGCATGCTGCTGGGGACCAGCAGTCCTCCTCGATATCGCAGCCGTGAGGGCGCCACTATAGGGGCGCGGTCCGACCCTGTCAATCAGGAGGCCCCGCCTTGCGAGCCGCTCGCAAGCTCGTGGCCCTCGCGGTCGGGAATCGTGTAAGATCGGCCCGCTCGACCCCCGGGGCAACCTTCCAGGGTAGGAGGACGATATGAGAGCGACGCTTCGTTCACGTACGTGGCGGCTTCGGGCCGCGCTGGTCGGCGCACTGGTCGCGGCGTTCGCGCTCTCCGCAGCGGGGACGCCCGCCCTGGCTGCCGACCCCATCAAGATCGGCTGCGGCATGGCGCTCACGGGCGGGCTGGCCGCCAATGGCAAGGCCGCGCTGATGGCCATGCAGATCTGGGCCGAGGACGTCAACAAGAAGGGTGGGATCCTGGGGCGCCCGGTGCAGCTCGTCTACTACGACGACCAGACCAAGCCGGCCACGGTGCCCGGCATCTACACCAAGCTGCTGGACGTCGACAAGGTCCACTTCGTCGTCTCGGGCTACGGCACCAACCTCATCGCGCCGGCCATGCCCATCGTCATGGAGCGCAAGCTGGTCTTCCCCGGCCTGTTCGGGCTGGCCAACAACGAGAAGGCCAAGTACCCGGGGTACTACCAGATCATGCCAGCCGGGCCGAACCCGGCGGTGGACTGGACGGGCACCTTCTTCGAGGTGGCGATGCGGCAGAAGCCCAAGCCGCAGACGATCGCCCTGGTGGGCGCCGACGCGGAGTTTCCCCACAATGCCCTGGCCGGAGCCCGCGTGAACGTCAAGAAGCACGGCCTCAAGATCGTCTACGACAGCACGTACCCGCCGACGACGGTGGACTACACGCCCATCGTGAGGGCCATCAAGGCGACGAATGCCGACATCGTGTTCGTCGCCTCGTATCCGCCCGATTCGGCGGGGATGGTCCTGGCCGCGCACGAGGTGGGCCTGCAGCCGAAGATCTTCGGAGGCGGGATGGTGGGGCTCCAGTTCGCCGCCCTGCTGACGAAGCTGGGCCCCAGGCTCAACGGGATCCTGAACTACGACGTCTGGGTCCCCGAGCCCACCATGAAGTTCCCGGGCATCGAGGCCTTCCTCCAGAAGTATCAGGCGCGGGCCGAGAAGGAGGGTGTCGATCCGCTCGGACACTACCTGCCCCCCTTCGCCTACGCCTACGTCCAGGTCCTCGGGCAAGCCATCCAGGCCACCAAGAGCCTCGACCAGCAAAAGGTCGCCGACTACATCAAGAGCCACGAGCACGACACGATCGTGGGCAAGGTGAAGTTCGGCCCGAACGGCGAGTGGGCCAAAGGCCGGATGCTTCAGATCCAGTTCCAGGGGATCGAGAGCACGGACGTGGCCCAGTTCAAGAAGCCTGGCAAGCGCGTCGTCCTGTGGCCGGAGGAGTTCAAGTCGGGCAACCTGATCTATCCGTACGCCAAGGCCATGAAGCACTAGCGTAGCGTCGACCAGCGCTCCCGGAGGGCGGACCGGCCCCGACCCGCCCGCCCTCCGGGCCGATGTGGCGCGTGATCGCCTTCGACCTCCTGGCCAATGCCATCGTCGCCGGGGTCCTGCTGGGCGGCTTCTATGCCGCGGTCAGCCTGGGGATCTCCATCTCCTTCGGCCTCCTCAACGTGGTGAACATCGCCCATCCCGCCTTCGTCATCCTCGGCTCGTACGCCGCGTACGTGATGAATACCAAGTTCGGGCTCGACCCCGTCCTGACCGGCGTGCTCTTCGTCCCCGTGTT comes from Candidatus Methylomirabilota bacterium and encodes:
- a CDS encoding acyl-CoA dehydrogenase family protein, producing the protein MRQDLVEHAARLTREAIAPRAAGYDRDAVNPVESWRALARAGLLGAAVPARYGGLALDMPTYVAVIRTIAGGCASTAMTLHMHSTVMRFIDALGTDSQKARYFAEVVGAGKLFGSWGSEPAVSLSRTFLMETAIREDGDGWVIDGVKHFCTMARGASYYLVWCAAAGEADMGKALRLALVPADTPGMAIDDKWDTLGMRGTYSPAVTFTGVRVNGDAALGRPGAALQCGIVESFGLGYAAVYTGVAEAALAFALEYARKRIVRPENVPVAHDPTVQRHVGGLVVHLDAARLVLADAAAAWEAADVAERVNLASKAKFLATEVSLEVTSKVIQVTGGRGAFKDYPAERAFRDVRTSTLMPPTVDRMLETIGKSALGIQEGMFRIGSGPQGA
- a CDS encoding amino acid ABC transporter substrate-binding protein encodes the protein MRATLRSRTWRLRAALVGALVAAFALSAAGTPALAADPIKIGCGMALTGGLAANGKAALMAMQIWAEDVNKKGGILGRPVQLVYYDDQTKPATVPGIYTKLLDVDKVHFVVSGYGTNLIAPAMPIVMERKLVFPGLFGLANNEKAKYPGYYQIMPAGPNPAVDWTGTFFEVAMRQKPKPQTIALVGADAEFPHNALAGARVNVKKHGLKIVYDSTYPPTTVDYTPIVRAIKATNADIVFVASYPPDSAGMVLAAHEVGLQPKIFGGGMVGLQFAALLTKLGPRLNGILNYDVWVPEPTMKFPGIEAFLQKYQARAEKEGVDPLGHYLPPFAYAYVQVLGQAIQATKSLDQQKVADYIKSHEHDTIVGKVKFGPNGEWAKGRMLQIQFQGIESTDVAQFKKPGKRVVLWPEEFKSGNLIYPYAKAMKH
- a CDS encoding extracellular solute-binding protein; this encodes MAIRVIVAMLVMVLGAAGLADAQPVPGATPEERAINGAKAYLKKHNLKNVEQTILLSSLYNNSFPDFSERWEKLTGIKIKIVPLGYTDIPAKIMAEAVAKTGQFDMFNDFPYIAPDAAGAGVIVPLDGYAERGKPDFAGVASGLRYQQHYQGKLYLFVLDGDHLILVLRQDLLDNPQVKAEYKAKFKKDPGCPATMEEWEQMAAFFHTKPGQKRWGMTFDNGLYGAMGYRSINFSYRHFPAYFGGLLFDKDMKPRINTPHGIQAIKQFASIVKYMPPDIQGWGTPQIYPFWASGQAFSVMSFPSIVGFANSNEKSLIKGKQLSCLVPQTRGPDGKVVRRSPQAAGTGYMVSKYGKHPELAYWFIQWFTGPTVGDEAIAHPKGFWDPFRESNLKNAAIRKRFGEQFLATTMENSKYATSLLMIEGNYEYFNVLDKALADVMNNNTSAEEAAKRIETGWNKVTDDVGRSRQIQSWRQGVESGIYLDKF